One genomic segment of Trichococcus shcherbakoviae includes these proteins:
- the rpmF gene encoding 50S ribosomal protein L32, translating into MAVPKRRTSKARKAKRRTHFKLSIPGLNACPNCGELKKSHHVCASCGHYDGEVVIEKQS; encoded by the coding sequence ATGGCAGTACCTAAAAGAAGAACATCTAAAGCAAGAAAAGCAAAAAGACGTACGCACTTCAAGTTATCAATTCCAGGCTTGAACGCATGCCCTAACTGTGGCGAATTGAAAAAGAGCCACCACGTTTGTGCATCATGCGGTCACTATGACGGAGAAGTAGTTATCGAAAAACAAAGCTAA
- a CDS encoding glycosyltransferase, with protein sequence MKVLLYSEGMKYIGKSGLGRAIEHQKKALTLEGISFTTDYRDDFDLMHINTYFGQSYRLLHKVKKQGKPIVYHAHSTKEDFQNSFIFSNAAAPLFSKWILHCYSHGDVVLTPTPYSKQLLQQAGLQQPIIPISNGIDLSFYQATAEMGASFRQKYGYNATDKVVMSVGLYIKRKGILDFVALAKAMPAYQFIWFGYLNLHQVPREIREAVETKLPNLQFAGYVVPGELRNAYCGADLFFFPTYEETEGIVLLEALAMGQEILIRDIPIYEDDLVDGKHVYKGKTNDDFRRLISGILEGDLPSLKAAGQDRIRQKDLSYIGSELRSAYETAIQLHKSDKSQISVPQTK encoded by the coding sequence ATGAAAGTATTATTGTACTCTGAAGGCATGAAATACATCGGGAAATCCGGTTTAGGCAGAGCCATCGAGCACCAGAAAAAAGCTCTCACACTGGAAGGGATATCTTTTACGACAGATTACAGAGATGATTTTGATCTGATGCACATCAATACCTACTTCGGGCAATCGTATCGTCTGCTGCATAAAGTCAAAAAGCAGGGGAAACCGATCGTTTATCATGCCCACTCCACAAAGGAGGACTTCCAGAATTCTTTTATCTTCTCCAACGCGGCTGCGCCGCTTTTCAGCAAGTGGATTCTGCACTGCTACAGCCACGGGGATGTGGTCTTGACGCCGACCCCTTATTCAAAACAATTGCTGCAGCAGGCGGGGCTGCAACAACCGATCATACCGATTTCGAACGGAATCGATTTGTCGTTTTACCAAGCGACTGCGGAAATGGGTGCGTCCTTCCGGCAGAAATATGGATATAATGCAACAGACAAGGTCGTCATGTCTGTCGGGCTTTACATCAAACGGAAAGGGATCCTTGATTTTGTCGCCTTAGCCAAAGCGATGCCCGCTTACCAGTTCATCTGGTTCGGGTACTTGAACCTCCATCAAGTTCCGCGGGAAATCCGTGAAGCGGTGGAGACAAAATTGCCCAATCTGCAATTTGCCGGTTATGTGGTTCCTGGTGAGCTACGGAATGCATACTGCGGTGCTGATTTGTTTTTCTTCCCAACCTACGAAGAAACGGAAGGAATCGTCCTTCTGGAGGCTCTTGCCATGGGACAGGAGATCCTGATCCGGGATATACCGATCTATGAAGATGATCTGGTCGATGGCAAGCACGTCTACAAAGGCAAGACGAATGACGATTTCCGAAGGTTGATCAGCGGCATTCTGGAAGGTGACCTGCCTTCTTTGAAGGCTGCCGGCCAGGATCGCATACGCCAGAAGGACCTCAGCTACATCGGTTCGGAATTGAGGAGTGCTTACGAAACTGCCATCCAGTTGCATAAGTCCGACAAAAGCCAAATCTCGGTCCCACAAACAAAATGA
- a CDS encoding DUF3397 family protein: MQNFHYFEILLYVFPILEIILINKFFRPYLRYKQIIQLTVADVVLPFLFVGIHLLSVYSLTYSLLPHFLLAACVVGLLQTLYFDKRKKIHRPKRFYRYFIKILFLMALLFYYLLVLLRIYFLVRG; the protein is encoded by the coding sequence ATGCAAAACTTCCACTATTTTGAAATTCTGTTGTATGTTTTTCCGATTTTAGAAATCATTCTGATCAATAAATTTTTTAGGCCGTATCTCAGGTATAAACAAATTATCCAATTGACGGTTGCGGACGTCGTGTTGCCGTTTTTGTTCGTAGGCATCCATCTGCTGAGTGTCTACAGTTTGACTTATTCACTCTTGCCGCACTTTCTGCTGGCGGCTTGCGTCGTCGGTCTGCTGCAGACGTTGTATTTTGACAAACGTAAAAAGATCCATCGGCCGAAGCGGTTCTATCGTTATTTCATAAAAATACTGTTTTTGATGGCACTGCTTTTTTATTATCTGTTGGTGCTGTTGCGCATTTATTTCCTTGTAAGGGGATAG
- a CDS encoding DUF177 domain-containing protein, with product MKWPLKELQEHRGEPYYFSRMIDRESSLMQRNNEIKAVSPIKAEGFLLYENHSVLANFRIDLTITLPSSRSLELVDVPLQLAIEEVYTESESLYLEQDKPAEVVLPLEGDEVNLVPAIEDNILLNLPLQVFTPEEMVSDEMPSGAEWEVVSEESFARKRQEEKTDQIDPRLAGLKALLEDEEKTE from the coding sequence ATGAAGTGGCCATTAAAAGAATTACAAGAACATCGTGGTGAACCGTACTATTTCTCTCGGATGATAGACCGGGAAAGTTCATTGATGCAAAGAAATAATGAAATCAAAGCAGTGTCGCCGATTAAGGCGGAAGGTTTCTTATTATACGAAAATCATTCTGTGCTTGCCAATTTCCGAATCGATTTAACGATTACCCTGCCTTCGTCAAGGTCGTTGGAATTAGTTGATGTACCCTTGCAATTAGCAATCGAAGAAGTGTACACTGAAAGTGAATCACTCTATCTCGAGCAGGACAAGCCTGCGGAAGTCGTGTTGCCGCTTGAAGGTGATGAAGTGAATCTGGTCCCCGCTATCGAGGACAACATTCTGCTGAATCTGCCTCTACAAGTGTTCACGCCGGAAGAGATGGTGTCCGATGAAATGCCTAGTGGCGCTGAATGGGAAGTTGTTTCCGAAGAATCTTTCGCAAGAAAGAGACAAGAGGAAAAAACCGATCAGATCGATCCGCGATTAGCTGGTCTGAAGGCCCTGTTAGAAGACGAAGAAAAAACAGAGTGA
- the mraZ gene encoding division/cell wall cluster transcriptional repressor MraZ yields the protein MLMGEFKHNIDAKGRLIMPAKFREELGETFIITRGLDGCLFGYPLSQWELLQEKLKQLPLAKKDARAFTRFFYSAAMEAELDKQGRINIPQTLLDYAKIEKECRIVGVADRIEIWSNEKWEEFADEAAENFEDIAETMIDFGL from the coding sequence ATGTTGATGGGCGAATTCAAACACAATATAGATGCTAAAGGCAGATTGATCATGCCCGCAAAATTCCGCGAGGAATTAGGCGAAACTTTCATCATCACCCGTGGATTGGACGGCTGTTTGTTCGGCTATCCGTTAAGCCAATGGGAGCTGCTCCAAGAAAAATTGAAACAGCTGCCCCTTGCCAAAAAAGATGCGCGTGCTTTTACCCGTTTCTTCTATTCAGCCGCTATGGAAGCCGAATTGGATAAACAAGGGCGCATCAACATCCCTCAAACATTATTGGATTATGCGAAAATTGAAAAAGAATGTCGTATTGTCGGAGTAGCCGACCGTATTGAAATATGGAGCAACGAGAAGTGGGAAGAATTTGCTGATGAGGCTGCCGAAAACTTCGAAGATATTGCCGAAACGATGATCGACTTTGGATTGTAG